Proteins from a genomic interval of Leifsonia shinshuensis:
- a CDS encoding SIMPL domain-containing protein gives MADTIITVQGEYELKHPAERGAVRLSVSYEGEQRDETLALTTQRHASLAAELRELHDPQSGPVTSWGSDQLRVWGERPWSPDGRRLAPVYHAEIGVDVTFSELTALSDWVGVVSLLDGVTIQGVTWSLTEARRQSITQEARRRAVENAVAKATVYATSLGLAAVRPLALSDPGMLGDGPAGGQPIQPLLARAMSADLGGATLALKPEDITVAVQVHARFAAS, from the coding sequence ATGGCCGACACCATCATCACCGTCCAGGGCGAGTACGAGCTGAAGCACCCGGCGGAGCGCGGAGCGGTCCGGCTGAGCGTCTCCTACGAAGGCGAGCAGCGCGACGAGACCCTCGCCTTGACGACGCAGCGGCACGCGTCCCTCGCCGCCGAGCTCCGGGAGTTGCACGACCCGCAGAGCGGCCCGGTGACGTCGTGGGGGTCCGACCAGCTGCGGGTCTGGGGCGAGCGGCCCTGGAGCCCGGACGGCCGGCGGCTCGCGCCGGTCTACCACGCGGAGATCGGCGTCGACGTCACGTTCAGCGAGCTGACCGCGCTCTCCGACTGGGTGGGCGTCGTCTCGCTGCTCGACGGGGTCACGATCCAGGGGGTCACCTGGAGCCTGACGGAGGCGCGGCGGCAGTCGATCACCCAGGAGGCGCGGCGGCGGGCGGTCGAGAACGCGGTCGCCAAGGCGACGGTGTACGCGACGAGCCTCGGGCTCGCCGCGGTGCGTCCGCTCGCGCTCAGCGACCCGGGGATGCTCGGCGACGGGCCGGCGGGCGGTCAGCCGATCCAGCCGCTGCTCGCGCGGGCGATGTCGGCCGACCTCGGCGGTGCGACGCTGGCGCTGAAGCCGGAGGACATCACGGTCGCGGTGCAGGTGCACGCGCGCTTCGCGGCGTCCTGA
- the ftsE gene encoding cell division ATP-binding protein FtsE, producing MIRFEHVSKQYAGTARPALNGINLEVLRGEFVFLVGASGSGKSSCLRLILKEERPTKGAIHVLGQDLGTISSRKVPYFRRNIGVVFQDFRLLPNKTVFQNVAFTLQVIGKSRGFIQEAVPDVLAMVGLDGKAQRLPHELSGGEQQRVAIARAVVNKPQILLADEPTGNLDPATSAGIMSVLAQINAGGTTVLMATHEAAIVDQMKQRVIELVGGQIVRDERHGGYGVTSAIPLPRPTAEGLEAQVAPVPVPAAAAAPAPSEPMTRPHAPVGNPTGPVPVGATGPVQPIPAPVQQAPVYQAPVPPAPVYQAPVPPAPVQQPAPVQQPAPVQAVPVAVPSGGEDLPDHLNFTANLDLSGLRDASDRDGEQNVGPTK from the coding sequence ATGATCCGGTTCGAACACGTATCCAAGCAGTACGCGGGAACAGCGCGCCCTGCGCTCAACGGCATCAACCTCGAGGTGCTGCGCGGTGAGTTCGTCTTCCTGGTCGGCGCGTCCGGCTCGGGCAAGTCGAGCTGCCTCCGGCTGATCCTCAAGGAGGAGCGGCCCACCAAGGGGGCCATCCACGTCCTCGGCCAGGACCTCGGCACGATCTCGTCGCGCAAGGTCCCGTACTTCCGCCGCAACATCGGCGTGGTCTTCCAGGACTTCCGGCTCCTGCCCAACAAGACGGTCTTCCAGAACGTGGCCTTCACGCTCCAGGTGATCGGCAAGTCGCGCGGCTTCATCCAGGAGGCCGTGCCCGACGTGCTCGCGATGGTGGGCCTCGACGGCAAGGCGCAGCGCCTGCCGCACGAGCTCTCCGGCGGCGAGCAGCAGCGCGTCGCGATCGCGCGCGCCGTGGTCAACAAGCCCCAGATCCTCCTGGCCGACGAGCCGACCGGAAACCTCGACCCGGCCACCAGCGCCGGGATCATGTCGGTGCTCGCGCAGATCAACGCCGGCGGCACCACGGTGCTGATGGCCACGCACGAGGCCGCGATCGTCGACCAGATGAAGCAGCGCGTGATCGAGCTCGTCGGCGGCCAGATCGTCCGCGACGAGCGCCACGGCGGCTACGGTGTGACCTCGGCCATCCCGCTCCCGCGGCCGACCGCGGAGGGGCTCGAGGCGCAGGTCGCGCCCGTCCCGGTGCCCGCCGCAGCGGCGGCCCCGGCTCCGTCCGAGCCGATGACGCGCCCGCACGCGCCGGTCGGCAACCCCACGGGTCCGGTTCCGGTCGGTGCGACCGGTCCGGTGCAGCCGATCCCGGCTCCTGTGCAGCAGGCTCCCGTCTACCAGGCTCCGGTCCCGCCCGCGCCGGTCTATCAGGCTCCGGTCCCGCCCGCGCCCGTGCAGCAGCCCGCGCCGGTGCAGCAGCCCGCGCCGGTGCAGGCCGTCCCGGTGGCCGTGCCCTCCGGCGGCGAGGACCTCCCCGACCACCTGAACTTCACCGCCAACCTCGACCTGAGCGGGCTGCGCGACGCGTCCGACCGCGACGGCGAACAGAATGTGGGGCCCACGAAATGA
- a CDS encoding heavy metal-binding domain-containing protein, with protein sequence MSDPFSSVTLPSDARARLADGRARLFTSDLSVNEFLLVRQAGFRPVGLVLGSSVYHVGIQARKWGKNMELEKLSEAMYHARELAMTRMEAEADALGADGIVGVRLEIEFKEYGNDLAEFVAVGTAVVAEEKPPTGTWRNNKRMPFTSDLSGQDFWTLIQSGYVPQGLVMGTCVYHIAHQGMLATMNNLGANVEITAFTEALYDARELAMGRMQAEAEALDAEGVVGMQLLSLPHRWGGHTTEFFAIGTAVRPLRDDHVIATPSLVLPLTDGGRG encoded by the coding sequence GTGTCCGACCCGTTCTCCAGCGTCACACTCCCGAGCGACGCACGGGCCCGCCTGGCCGACGGCCGTGCGCGGCTGTTCACCAGCGACCTGTCGGTGAACGAGTTCCTCCTCGTCCGGCAGGCCGGATTCCGGCCCGTCGGCCTCGTCCTCGGCTCCAGCGTCTACCATGTGGGCATCCAGGCTCGTAAGTGGGGCAAGAACATGGAATTGGAGAAGCTGAGCGAGGCGATGTACCACGCGCGCGAGCTCGCGATGACCCGGATGGAGGCGGAGGCCGACGCGCTGGGCGCGGACGGCATCGTCGGGGTGCGGCTCGAGATCGAGTTCAAGGAGTACGGCAACGACCTCGCCGAATTCGTGGCCGTCGGCACGGCCGTCGTCGCCGAGGAGAAGCCCCCGACCGGCACCTGGCGGAACAACAAACGGATGCCGTTCACGTCCGACCTGTCCGGCCAGGACTTCTGGACGCTCATCCAGTCCGGCTACGTGCCGCAGGGCCTCGTGATGGGAACGTGCGTCTACCACATCGCCCACCAAGGGATGCTGGCGACGATGAACAATCTCGGCGCGAACGTGGAGATCACCGCGTTCACCGAGGCGCTCTACGACGCCCGTGAGCTCGCGATGGGCCGGATGCAGGCCGAGGCGGAGGCTCTCGATGCGGAGGGCGTGGTCGGCATGCAGCTGCTCTCGCTTCCGCACCGCTGGGGCGGCCACACCACCGAGTTCTTCGCGATCGGCACCGCGGTCCGACCGCTTCGCGACGACCACGTCATCGCGACGCCGAGCCTGGTCCTCCCGCTCACCGACGGCGGACGTGGATGA
- the prfB gene encoding peptide chain release factor 2: MIELDLSPQIADLRSTLADIVAVVNVDKLRADIADLSEKAGAPDLWDDTANAQKVTSALSHRQAELGRITSVEQRLDDLEVLVELANEGDDEESAAEARAELEALQKTLGDLEVQTLLSGEYDERSAIVTIRSGAGGDDATDFAEMLMRMYLRWAEQHKYPVKVMDTSYAEGAGIKSATFEVEAPYAFGTLSVEAGTHRLARISPFGSADKRQTSFAAVEVIPLMEEATAVEVPEGDIRVDVFRSSGPGGQSVNTTDSAVRITHLPTGIVVSMQNEKSQIQNRAAAMRVLQTRLLLLQKEEEAAKKKELAGTITASWGDQMRSYFLYGQQLVKDLRTGYESGNPASVFDGDLDGFIAAGIRWRAGAKDED, translated from the coding sequence ATGATCGAACTAGACCTCTCCCCGCAGATCGCGGACCTCCGCTCCACCCTCGCCGACATCGTCGCCGTCGTGAATGTGGACAAGCTCCGCGCCGACATCGCCGACCTCAGCGAGAAGGCCGGGGCGCCCGACCTCTGGGACGACACGGCGAACGCGCAGAAGGTCACCAGCGCGCTCAGCCACCGCCAGGCGGAGCTCGGCCGCATCACCTCGGTCGAGCAGCGCCTCGACGACCTCGAGGTCCTCGTCGAGCTCGCCAACGAAGGCGACGACGAGGAGTCCGCCGCCGAGGCGCGCGCCGAGCTGGAGGCCCTGCAGAAGACCCTCGGCGACCTCGAGGTGCAGACCCTGCTGAGCGGCGAGTACGACGAGCGCTCGGCGATCGTCACCATCCGCTCCGGAGCGGGCGGCGACGACGCCACCGACTTCGCCGAGATGCTCATGCGCATGTACCTGCGCTGGGCGGAGCAGCACAAGTACCCGGTGAAGGTCATGGACACCTCCTACGCGGAGGGCGCGGGCATCAAGTCGGCCACCTTCGAGGTCGAGGCCCCGTACGCGTTCGGCACGCTCTCGGTGGAGGCTGGCACGCACCGCCTCGCCCGGATCAGCCCGTTCGGGTCGGCCGACAAGCGCCAGACGTCCTTCGCCGCGGTGGAGGTCATCCCGCTGATGGAGGAGGCCACGGCGGTCGAGGTCCCCGAGGGTGACATCCGCGTCGACGTCTTCCGTTCCTCCGGCCCCGGCGGCCAGTCGGTCAACACGACCGACTCCGCGGTCCGCATCACCCACCTCCCGACCGGGATCGTGGTGTCGATGCAGAACGAGAAGTCGCAGATCCAGAACCGCGCCGCCGCCATGCGCGTGCTGCAGACCCGCCTGCTCCTTCTCCAGAAGGAGGAGGAGGCCGCCAAGAAGAAGGAGCTCGCCGGCACCATCACCGCGAGCTGGGGCGACCAGATGCGCTCCTACTTCCTCTACGGCCAGCAGCTGGTCAAGGACCTCCGCACCGGCTACGAGTCCGGCAACCCGGCGTCGGTGTTCGACGGCGACCTGGACGGCTTCATCGCCGCGGGCATCCGCTGGCGCGCCGGCGCGAAGGACGAGGACTAG
- the ftsX gene encoding permease-like cell division protein FtsX yields MRFGLIWSEVGNGLRRNLSMVVSVVLVTFISLTFVGTAALLQLQIAQMKTYWYDRAQVAVYMCTETDNCPGGAATAQSVEAVKKQLESPEIAPYIQKFYFQDQKQGYEQFKQQFKGNQIADYVTPDMIPQTFWVNLKDPNRSDVLTETLSSSPGVQSVVDQRSYLDQIFNILNAASLTAIGIAILMLVAAVLLIATTIRLSAFSRRREIGIMRLVGASNRFIQTPFIIEGVIAALIGSILSCVVIWLLVQYFVRGFLGPRIPSINFVGMEQGWLVIPLLIVVGVVLAAASANFAIKRYLRV; encoded by the coding sequence ATGAGATTCGGGCTCATCTGGTCCGAGGTCGGCAACGGCCTGCGCCGCAACCTCTCGATGGTCGTCTCCGTCGTGCTCGTCACCTTCATCTCGCTGACCTTCGTCGGCACCGCCGCGCTGCTGCAGCTGCAGATCGCGCAGATGAAGACCTACTGGTACGACCGCGCCCAGGTCGCCGTCTACATGTGCACCGAGACCGACAACTGCCCGGGCGGCGCGGCCACCGCGCAGTCGGTGGAGGCAGTCAAGAAGCAGCTCGAGTCTCCCGAGATCGCGCCCTACATCCAGAAGTTCTACTTCCAGGACCAGAAGCAGGGCTACGAGCAGTTCAAGCAGCAGTTCAAGGGCAACCAGATCGCGGACTACGTCACGCCGGACATGATCCCGCAGACGTTCTGGGTCAACCTCAAGGACCCGAACCGCTCGGACGTCCTCACCGAGACGCTGTCCAGCTCGCCCGGCGTGCAGAGCGTCGTCGACCAGCGCAGCTACCTCGACCAGATCTTCAACATCCTCAACGCGGCCAGTCTCACGGCCATCGGCATCGCGATCCTCATGCTGGTCGCCGCCGTGCTGCTGATCGCAACGACCATCCGGCTGTCCGCCTTCTCGCGAAGGCGGGAGATCGGCATCATGCGGCTGGTCGGCGCGTCCAACCGATTCATCCAGACGCCGTTCATCATCGAGGGCGTGATCGCCGCGCTGATCGGATCGATCCTGAGCTGCGTGGTGATCTGGCTGCTCGTGCAGTACTTCGTGCGCGGCTTCCTCGGCCCGCGGATCCCGTCGATCAACTTCGTCGGGATGGAGCAGGGCTGGCTGGTGATCCCGCTGCTGATCGTCGTCGGCGTGGTGCTGGCGGCGGCGTCCGCGAACTTCGCGATCAAGCGCTACCTGCGCGTTTGA
- a CDS encoding arylsulfatase → MTGEEVQRSTLPIPDQRSTVTTTFDAKDPDTTFPPIAPLRPPKGAPNVLIVMLDDVGYGASSVFGGPVAMPTAARLAAGGLKYTRFHTTAMCSPTRAALLSGRNHQTVGMGGITEMATSAPGTTSIRPNTCAPLAEILKLNGFSTAQFGKCHEVPVWETGPTGPYDHWPSPGGGFEHFFGFLGAETNQYYPALYEGTTPVEPDRTPEEGYHFMEDMTERAIGWIQSEQAMTPDKPFFVYFAPGATHAPHQVPKEWADKYKGAFDDGWDALRERTFAQQKALGIVPPLTDLTARDAVMPAWDDMPEELLPVLRRQAEVYAGFLEYADHYVGKLIDAIDQLGALENTLVYYIIGDNGASPEGTLQGTFSELISINYRGDIETPEFLASKIDDLGGPEAYNHYALGWAHAFCTPLQWTKQIASHWGGTRNGTIVHWPARITDGGGIREQFTHVIDVAKTVLEATGIPEPSTVNGVTQEPLHGTSMSYTFDDPGAEEKHDTQYFELLGNRGIYHKGWSAVTIHRYPGLPGITQMTQNFDDDRWELYDGSTDWSQAHDIAAEHPGKLAELQRLFLLQADRYNVFPLDDRKAERLNASIAGRPELITGTSQTLFPAMRRLPENTVLNIKNRSFSVTAEVTVPDGGVNGTIVAQGGRFGGWSLYAVEGALSFCYNMLGVDWYRVRADSTIPAGTHQVRSEFAYDGGGLGKGGTVALYVDGEVVATGRVEQTHPFIFSGDETTDVGAETATTVSGDYDASDSKFTGRISWVRLDVGDDSHDHLIDPEYAYHVAMRRQ, encoded by the coding sequence ATGACCGGCGAAGAAGTTCAGCGTTCCACCCTTCCGATCCCTGACCAGCGCTCGACCGTTACGACGACGTTCGACGCAAAGGACCCCGACACCACGTTCCCGCCTATTGCGCCGCTGCGGCCGCCGAAGGGCGCGCCCAACGTCCTGATCGTCATGCTCGACGATGTGGGATACGGCGCATCGAGTGTTTTCGGTGGGCCGGTCGCGATGCCGACGGCCGCGCGCTTGGCGGCGGGCGGCCTGAAATACACACGTTTCCACACGACGGCGATGTGCTCGCCTACCCGCGCGGCCCTCCTGTCCGGTCGCAACCATCAGACGGTCGGCATGGGCGGGATCACCGAGATGGCGACCTCGGCACCGGGCACGACGTCGATCCGGCCGAACACCTGCGCGCCGCTCGCAGAGATCCTGAAACTCAACGGCTTCTCCACGGCGCAGTTCGGCAAGTGTCACGAAGTGCCGGTGTGGGAGACGGGTCCGACCGGTCCATACGACCATTGGCCGAGCCCGGGCGGCGGGTTCGAGCACTTCTTCGGGTTCCTCGGCGCCGAGACGAACCAGTACTACCCCGCCCTCTACGAGGGCACGACGCCTGTCGAGCCCGACCGCACGCCCGAAGAGGGCTACCACTTCATGGAGGACATGACCGAACGGGCCATCGGCTGGATCCAGTCCGAGCAGGCCATGACACCCGACAAGCCCTTCTTCGTCTACTTCGCCCCGGGAGCGACCCATGCGCCGCATCAAGTCCCGAAGGAGTGGGCCGACAAGTACAAGGGGGCGTTCGACGACGGCTGGGACGCGCTCCGCGAACGAACGTTTGCGCAGCAGAAGGCGCTCGGCATCGTCCCGCCCCTGACCGACCTCACTGCGCGCGACGCGGTCATGCCAGCCTGGGACGACATGCCAGAGGAGCTCCTGCCGGTGCTGCGGCGGCAGGCGGAGGTGTATGCGGGCTTCCTGGAGTACGCGGACCACTACGTCGGGAAGCTCATCGACGCGATCGACCAGCTCGGGGCGCTCGAGAACACGCTCGTCTACTACATCATCGGCGACAACGGCGCCTCACCCGAGGGCACCCTCCAGGGGACATTCAGCGAGCTGATCTCGATCAACTACCGCGGCGACATCGAGACGCCCGAGTTCCTCGCCTCGAAGATCGACGACCTCGGCGGACCAGAGGCGTACAACCACTACGCGCTCGGGTGGGCGCACGCGTTCTGCACGCCCCTGCAATGGACGAAGCAGATCGCCTCGCACTGGGGCGGAACCCGCAACGGGACTATCGTGCACTGGCCGGCGCGCATCACCGATGGAGGCGGTATCCGCGAGCAGTTCACCCATGTGATCGACGTGGCGAAGACGGTACTCGAGGCGACCGGGATTCCTGAGCCGTCCACCGTCAACGGGGTGACCCAGGAGCCGCTTCACGGCACCTCCATGTCTTACACGTTCGACGACCCCGGCGCCGAGGAGAAGCACGACACGCAGTACTTCGAGCTTCTGGGCAACCGTGGGATCTACCACAAAGGCTGGTCGGCGGTGACGATCCACCGCTACCCGGGGCTGCCGGGCATCACGCAGATGACCCAGAACTTCGATGACGACCGGTGGGAGCTCTACGACGGATCGACCGACTGGTCGCAAGCGCACGATATCGCCGCCGAGCATCCCGGAAAGCTCGCCGAACTGCAGCGGCTGTTCCTGCTGCAAGCCGACCGGTACAACGTGTTCCCGCTCGACGACCGGAAGGCGGAGCGGCTGAACGCGTCGATCGCAGGCCGCCCCGAACTGATCACGGGAACCTCCCAGACGCTGTTCCCGGCGATGCGGCGGCTCCCCGAGAACACGGTGCTGAACATCAAGAACCGCTCGTTCTCGGTCACGGCGGAGGTCACGGTCCCCGACGGCGGCGTCAACGGAACGATCGTCGCGCAAGGCGGACGCTTCGGCGGCTGGTCACTGTACGCGGTCGAGGGTGCGTTGAGCTTCTGCTACAACATGCTCGGCGTCGACTGGTACCGAGTGCGGGCCGATTCCACGATCCCGGCCGGAACCCACCAGGTGCGCTCGGAATTCGCGTACGACGGCGGCGGTCTGGGCAAGGGGGGAACAGTCGCCCTCTATGTCGACGGCGAGGTGGTCGCGACCGGCCGCGTCGAGCAGACGCATCCGTTCATCTTCTCCGGGGACGAGACCACGGATGTCGGCGCCGAGACCGCGACCACGGTGTCCGGCGACTACGACGCGAGCGACTCGAAGTTCACCGGGCGGATCTCCTGGGTGCGCCTCGATGTCGGCGACGACAGTCATGACCACCTGATCGACCCCGAGTACGCCTACCACGTCGCCATGCGGCGGCAATAG
- a CDS encoding heavy metal-binding domain-containing protein, with amino-acid sequence MTPTPDGLPAAARSRVERQAASGVRSSLFSAPAAAAARSAALLPVGEVFGGIVVNLGWTGTGCAWWTMTGPAVGRSTAFNRNAWRSPVTTSGGTTYVGFAPYVKAFESAWYGAVRRMLAEAGALGAHGVVGVTVERTRLDGSAWEFTALGTAVRSDDPLLVPYPKNRGDVWCTNLTVEDTAAAILSGYTPGELLLGISVSTKHEDYELRTQRSSWVNGEVTGMTELIQAARSESLHRLGKRASAIPGAQLVVTDLDLFEFDTPCGEEKDLHAEATVIGTTLVPVPRYSRRAELSAVTTVIPLSDLRPRA; translated from the coding sequence GTGACCCCGACACCCGACGGCCTCCCGGCCGCTGCACGCTCCCGCGTGGAGCGGCAGGCCGCCAGCGGGGTCAGGTCGTCGCTCTTCTCCGCTCCCGCGGCCGCCGCGGCGCGGAGTGCCGCCCTGCTCCCGGTCGGCGAGGTCTTCGGTGGCATCGTCGTCAACCTCGGCTGGACCGGCACGGGCTGCGCCTGGTGGACCATGACGGGTCCGGCGGTGGGACGTTCCACCGCGTTCAACCGGAACGCCTGGCGGTCGCCCGTTACCACCTCCGGCGGAACCACCTATGTCGGCTTCGCCCCGTACGTGAAGGCGTTCGAATCCGCCTGGTACGGGGCCGTCCGGCGGATGCTCGCCGAAGCGGGGGCTCTGGGTGCGCACGGCGTCGTCGGCGTCACGGTCGAGCGCACGCGTCTGGACGGTTCGGCGTGGGAGTTCACCGCGCTCGGCACGGCCGTGCGCTCGGACGATCCGCTGCTCGTCCCGTACCCGAAGAACCGCGGCGACGTGTGGTGCACGAACCTGACGGTCGAGGACACCGCTGCCGCCATCCTCAGCGGCTATACGCCGGGCGAACTGCTCCTCGGCATCTCGGTCTCCACCAAGCACGAGGACTACGAGCTGCGCACCCAGCGCTCGAGCTGGGTCAACGGTGAGGTGACCGGAATGACCGAGCTGATCCAGGCGGCGCGCTCCGAATCCCTGCACCGGCTCGGGAAGAGGGCGTCCGCGATCCCGGGCGCCCAGCTGGTCGTGACCGACCTCGATCTGTTCGAGTTCGACACTCCGTGCGGCGAGGAGAAGGATCTCCACGCCGAGGCGACAGTGATCGGGACCACGCTGGTCCCCGTCCCACGCTACAGCCGCCGCGCCGAACTGTCCGCCGTCACGACCGTGATCCCGCTCAGCGACCTGCGCCCCCGCGCCTGA
- the smpB gene encoding SsrA-binding protein SmpB translates to MPRERGQKVVATNRRARHDYTIEDTYEAGLVLTGTEVKSLREGRASLVDGYAFVDGGEAWLDAVHIPEYLDGTWNNHAPRRKRKLLLHKAQIVKIENKVKQGGYTIVPLQIYFSDGRAKVEIAVAKGKREYDKRQALRERQDNREAERAMSSRRHLGE, encoded by the coding sequence GTGCCCAGGGAACGTGGCCAGAAGGTCGTGGCCACCAATCGCCGAGCGCGCCACGACTACACCATCGAGGACACCTACGAGGCGGGCCTCGTGCTCACCGGCACCGAGGTGAAGTCGCTGCGCGAGGGCCGGGCGTCGCTGGTCGACGGCTACGCGTTCGTCGACGGGGGCGAGGCTTGGCTCGACGCCGTGCACATCCCCGAATACCTCGACGGCACCTGGAACAACCATGCGCCGCGGCGCAAGCGCAAGCTCCTGCTGCACAAGGCCCAGATCGTCAAGATCGAGAACAAGGTCAAGCAGGGCGGCTACACGATCGTCCCGCTGCAGATCTACTTCAGCGACGGCCGCGCCAAGGTCGAGATCGCGGTCGCCAAGGGCAAGCGCGAGTACGACAAGCGCCAGGCCCTGCGGGAGCGCCAGGACAATCGCGAAGCCGAACGCGCGATGTCCAGCAGGCGTCATCTCGGGGAGTGA
- a CDS encoding tyrosine-protein phosphatase produces MTSNDEAARGGGTTVIAERIPVNGTYNFRDVGGYRVPEGVVRRGKLFRSDGLARLGDEGRQTLRDLDVRVVIDLRDDFEVSVMPDDVDGLDLQRLHLPVFEGSGASQSTIGITLVGLYEKILLQHGDVIVTALREVADTGDDAVVVHCTAGKDRTGIVVALALLAVGVDREVVIADYAATQANLRGPWLDGMIALVRSHGVEVTPDLRIILGGSPPEALEEALDVVDRRFGGIREYLLETGMSELELAKLRSVLVEPA; encoded by the coding sequence ATGACCAGCAATGACGAGGCGGCGCGGGGCGGCGGCACGACCGTCATCGCCGAGCGCATCCCGGTGAACGGCACGTACAACTTCCGCGATGTCGGCGGCTACCGGGTGCCGGAGGGCGTCGTCCGCCGGGGCAAGCTGTTCCGCTCGGACGGCCTCGCCCGGCTCGGCGACGAGGGGCGCCAGACGCTGCGCGACCTTGACGTGCGGGTCGTGATCGACCTGCGCGACGACTTCGAGGTCTCGGTGATGCCGGACGACGTGGACGGCCTGGACCTCCAGCGGCTGCACCTGCCGGTGTTCGAGGGCTCCGGGGCGTCGCAGTCCACGATCGGGATCACCCTGGTCGGCCTGTACGAGAAGATCCTTCTGCAGCACGGCGACGTGATCGTGACCGCGCTGCGCGAGGTCGCGGACACCGGCGACGACGCGGTCGTCGTGCACTGCACCGCGGGCAAGGACCGGACCGGCATCGTCGTCGCTCTCGCCCTGCTCGCCGTCGGAGTGGATCGCGAGGTGGTGATCGCCGACTACGCCGCCACCCAGGCGAACCTCCGCGGCCCCTGGCTGGACGGGATGATCGCCCTGGTCCGCAGCCACGGCGTGGAGGTCACGCCCGATCTGCGCATCATCCTCGGCGGGAGCCCGCCCGAGGCGCTGGAGGAAGCCCTGGACGTCGTCGATCGCCGGTTCGGCGGGATCCGGGAGTATCTGCTGGAGACCGGGATGAGCGAGCTCGAGCTGGCCAAGCTGCGCTCCGTGCTGGTCGAGCCGGCGTGA
- a CDS encoding MFS transporter, with amino-acid sequence MTSDERPFSFRAVALAAFLPTLLFSTGEGAIIPIIPIAAGNLGATLAMAGFIASMLMLGELAGDIPSGWLVSRIGERTAMIGAAAVAVAGVVVCLVAPNYWVLMVGIFVVGIATAVFALARHAFMTTYVPVRYRARALSTLGGIFRAGWFIGPLIASAVIAATGSTQSVFWIFIVSCLGSVVVLLVLPDPERMFGPAPTTAGHGGERLTAGEEDAEERTRGLFATIWAFRGVLARMGSGISLVAAVRSARTVLLPLWAVSIGLSEANTALIIGLAGAVDFALFYSSGQLMDRFGRMWSVVPSMLGLGIGFLVLSLSHDLPGAVVWYIGVALFLALANGIGSGIIMTLGADLAPKESPAAFLGAWRFTGDAGQAAAPLMVSLLTGLVSIAFASAVMGVLGLAGAVLLARFIPRYIPRRPRPAPPAGLAE; translated from the coding sequence ATGACTTCCGACGAGCGCCCGTTCTCCTTCCGCGCTGTCGCACTCGCCGCCTTCCTGCCGACGCTGCTCTTCTCGACCGGCGAGGGCGCGATCATCCCGATCATCCCGATCGCCGCGGGCAACCTCGGGGCGACGCTGGCGATGGCCGGCTTCATCGCGTCGATGCTCATGCTCGGCGAGCTGGCGGGCGACATCCCGAGCGGCTGGCTCGTCTCGCGGATCGGCGAGCGCACCGCCATGATCGGCGCAGCGGCCGTCGCGGTCGCCGGCGTCGTCGTCTGCCTGGTCGCTCCGAACTACTGGGTGCTGATGGTCGGCATCTTCGTGGTCGGGATCGCGACAGCGGTGTTCGCGCTCGCCCGGCACGCGTTCATGACGACCTACGTGCCCGTCCGCTACCGGGCCCGGGCGCTGTCCACGCTCGGCGGGATCTTCCGGGCCGGCTGGTTCATCGGGCCGCTGATCGCGTCGGCGGTGATCGCGGCGACCGGGTCGACGCAGTCGGTGTTCTGGATCTTCATCGTGAGCTGCCTGGGCTCGGTGGTCGTGCTGCTGGTGCTGCCGGATCCCGAGCGGATGTTCGGCCCGGCGCCCACCACCGCCGGGCACGGCGGCGAGCGGCTGACGGCGGGCGAGGAGGACGCCGAGGAGCGCACCCGCGGGCTCTTCGCGACCATCTGGGCCTTCCGCGGCGTGCTCGCCCGGATGGGCTCCGGCATCTCCCTGGTCGCGGCCGTGCGCTCCGCGCGCACCGTGCTGCTGCCGCTCTGGGCCGTGTCGATCGGCCTGAGCGAGGCGAACACCGCGCTCATCATCGGCCTCGCCGGGGCCGTCGACTTCGCACTCTTCTACTCCAGCGGCCAGCTCATGGACCGCTTCGGCCGGATGTGGAGCGTCGTGCCGTCGATGCTCGGGCTGGGGATCGGCTTCCTCGTGCTGTCGCTCAGTCACGACCTCCCGGGGGCGGTGGTCTGGTACATCGGCGTCGCGCTGTTCCTCGCGTTGGCGAACGGAATCGGCTCGGGCATCATCATGACGCTCGGGGCCGATCTGGCGCCGAAGGAGAGCCCGGCCGCGTTCCTCGGAGCGTGGCGGTTCACCGGCGACGCGGGACAGGCGGCGGCGCCGCTGATGGTCTCGCTGCTGACCGGGCTGGTCTCGATCGCGTTCGCCAGCGCGGTGATGGGCGTGCTCGGGCTGGCCGGCGCCGTCCTGCTCGCCCGGTTCATCCCGCGCTACATCCCGCGCCGGCCGCGTCCCGCCCCGCCCGCCGGCCTCGCGGAATAG